In Solea senegalensis isolate Sse05_10M linkage group LG18, IFAPA_SoseM_1, whole genome shotgun sequence, a single window of DNA contains:
- the LOC122759556 gene encoding uncharacterized protein LOC122759556 has protein sequence MKFLLTTVCVAWILISSAQCASNAWCYHLPACNEAVWSAIVPQYCDGTRQSPIDIVPSDAKPDPELTQFTFHNFDSKSALESMENTGQTVKVRFGSGVEISGGGLSEPYDSLQFHLHWGNGTSHPGSEHTVDGKRYPMELHIVSSKSSYNGNITQTIADPTGLSALGFFIEEMSNDEIAEPESWKMLTSYLGSILYKDDSVLMEPGISLDDLLDGVDRTKYYRYLGSLTTPDCNEAVVWTVFKEPIKVSKDLIDLFSTTVHISDSSSPFMINNYRNIQPMQPVMTNVNKRQTPQLFEDSLESQGTAKMSVLVTALFAACALISSVSCAASSVEWCYHLPSCNDSKWPVIVSKYCNGTRQSPVDIVSTAAKGDAKLTEFTFHNFDSKSAFKNIENTGKTVKVHFEGGMTISGGGLSEPYDSLQFHLHWGNGSSIPGSEHTVDGKRYPMEMHIVNIKSVHNGNVTAAVTDSTGLAALGFFIEVMPGDATGQPASWKTLTSYLANITQKGNSVAMAAGISLDDLLEGVNRTKYYRYLGSLTTPNCNEAVVWTVFKEPIKVSKDLIDLFSTTVHIGNSSSPLMVKVFRNIQAAQAVTTQATDSSSTTYLSMGLLALSLILGRCY, from the exons ATGAAATTCCTTctaacaactgtgtgtgttgcttgGATCCTCATATCGAGCGCCCAGTGTGCCAGTAACG CTTGGTGTTATCATCTGCCAGCCTGCA aTGAAGCTGTGTGGTCAGCCATTGTTCCTCAATACTGTGATGGGACCAGACAGTCCCCCATTGACATCGTCCCATCAGATGCCAAACCTGATCCTGAACTGACTCAATTCACCTTTCACAACTTTGACAGCAAGTCTGCACTGGAAAGCATGGAGAACACTGGCCAGACAG TCAAGGTTCGCTTTGGCAGCGGTGTGGAGATTTCAGGAGGAGGTCTGTCCGAGCCCTATGACAGCCTACAGTTCCACTTGCACTGGGGAAACGGCACCTCTCACCCTGGCTCTGAGCACACTGTGGACGGAAAGCGCTACCCCATGGAG TTGCACATTGTGAGCAGTAAGTCGTCCTACAACGGGAACATAACTCAGACAATTGCAGATCCGACAGGACTTTCTGCTCTTGGTTTCTTCATCGAG GAAATGTCAAATGATGAAATTGCAGAACCCGAGAGCTGGAAAATGTTGACCTCTTATCTGGGCAGTATCTTATACAAAG ATGACTCTGTTTTAATGGAACCTGGGATTTCACTGGATGATCTCCTGGATGGAGTGGATCGCACAAAATATTATCGCTACCTGGGCTCCCTAACCACCCCCGATTGCAATGAGGCCGTGGTTTGGACTGTGTTCAAGGAGCCAATCAAAGTCAGCAAAGATTTG ATTGACCTCTTCAGCACAACAGTGCACATCTCTGACAGCTCATCACCTTTTATGATCAATAACTACAGAAACATCCAGCCAATGCAACCAGTCATGACAAAC GTCAATAAAAGACAGACTCCACAGCTATTTGAAGACTCACTGGAAAGTCAAGGTACAGCAAAG ATGAGCGTCCTTGTAACAGCTCTGTTTGCTGCATGCGCCCTGATATCAAGTGTCAGTTGTGCCGCCAGTTCAGTTG AGTGGTGTTATCATCTGCCGTCCTGCA ATGATAGCAAGTGGCCGGTCATTGTAAGTAAATATTGCAATGGAACCAGACAGTCACCCGTCGATATCGTCTCAACAGCTGCCAAAGGAGATGCTAAACTCACTGAATTCACCTTCCATAACTTTGACAGCAAGTCTGCTTTCAAAAACATTGAGAACACCGGGAAgacag TCAAGGTTCATTTCGAGGGTGGCATGACGATTTCTGGAGGAGGTCTGTCCGAGCCCTATGACAGCCTGCAGTTCCACTTGCACTGGGGAAACGGCTCCTCCATTCCTGGCTCTGAGCACACTGTGGATGGAAAGCGCTACCCCATGGAA ATGCACATTGTGAACATCAAGTCAGTCCATAATGGAAACGTGACTGCGGCGGTTACAGACTCTACTGGACTTGCTGCTCTTGGTTTCTTCATTGAG GTAATGCCAGGTGATGCGACTGGCCAACCAGCTAGCTGGAAGACCTTGACGTCTTACCTGGCCAATATCACACAGAAAG GTAACTCGGTGGCAATGGCAGCTGGGATTTCACTGGATGATCTCCTGGAAGGAGTGAATCGCACAAAGTATTATCGCTACCTGGGCTCCTTAACCACCCCTAATTGCAATGAGGCCGTGGTTTGGACTGTGTTCAAGGAGCCAATCAAAGTCAGCAAAGATTTG ATTGACCTCTTCAGCACAACGGTGCATATCGGCAACAGCTCATCGCCTTTAATGGTGAAAGTCTTCAGAAACATCCAGGCGGCACAAGCAGTCACAACCCAGGCTACGGACTCTTCTTCTACAACCTACTTATCTATGGGACTGTTGGCTCTGAGCCTCATACTGGGGAGATGTTACTAA
- the LOC122758794 gene encoding carbonic anhydrase 4-like, whose amino-acid sequence MMNFLLRAVVAACALISSTHCADNAVAWCYDQPTCNDATWSTIAAKYCNGTRQSPINIVSSAAKPDSKLSDFTFENFDSKSALKSITNTGQTVKVSFGSGVKVSGGDLPEAYNSLQFHLHWGNGSSIPGSEHTVDGKRYPMELHIVNIKSSLNGNTTLAVADSTGLAALGFFIEVMSGDATGQPASWKTLTSYLANIKEKGNSVSMAAGISLDDLLEGVNRTKYYRYLGSLTTPSCNEAVVWTVFKEPIKVSKDLIDLFSTTVHIGNSSSPLMVKVFRNIQTAQAVTTQATDSSSTVFYSLGLVALSLILGRCL is encoded by the exons ATG ATGAATTTCCTTCTAAGAGCTGTGGTTGCAGCCTGTGCCCTCATATCAAGCACACACTGTGCCGACAATGCAGTTG cttGGTGTTACGATCAGCCGACCTGCA ATGACGCCACCTGGTCAACCATTGCGGCTAAATATTGTAACGGGACGAGACAGTCACCCATAAACATCGTCTCATCAGCGGCCAAACCTGACTCTAAATTGTCTGACTTCACCTTTGAAAACTTTGACAGCAAGTCTGCCCTGAAAAGCATCACAAACACTGGCCAGACAG tcaagGTTAGCTTTGGGAGTGGTGTGAAGGTTTCAGGAGGAGATCTGCCTGAGGCTTACAACAGCCTGCAGTTCCACTTGCACTGGGGAAATGGCTCCTCCATTCCTGGCTCTGAGCACACTGTGGACGGAAAGCGCTACCCCATGGAG TTGCACATTGTGAACATCAAGTCATCtctgaatggaaacacaacccTGGCGGTTGCAGATTCTACAGGACTTGCTGCCCTTGGTTTCTTCATTGAG GTAATGTCAGGTGATGCGACTGGCCAACCAGCTAGCTGGAAGACCTTGACGTCTTACCTGGCCAATATCAAAGAGAAAG GTAACTCGGTGTCAATGGCAGCTGGGATTTCACTGGATGATCTCCTGGAAGGAGTGAATCGCACAAAGTATTATCGCTACCTGGGCTCCTTAACCACCCCTAGTTGCAATGAGGCCGTGGTTTGGACTGTGTTCAAGGAGCCAATCAAAGTCAGCAAAGATTTG ATTGACCTCTTCAGCACAACGGTGCATATCGGCAACAGCTCATCGCCTTTAATGGTGAAAGTCTTCAGAAACATCCAGACAGCACAAGCAGTCACAACCCAGGCTACGGACTCTTCTTCTACAGTCTTCTATTCTCTGGGGCTGGTGGCTCTGAGCCTGATACTGGGGAGATGTTTGTAA
- the LOC122758795 gene encoding uncharacterized protein LOC122758795, with protein sequence MYPVHWFRAVSLVVGVSVFCSAGPLHAQCKVEWYFGIPCQVVSESLVSQIKKWGTMAGCTMGGQRCLYKLQSASIHFIAAKHTTPFKRYVDDINFRLVSYHFFTCCHVSAMSISETWHTIEDHGTNYCNLYNLMEGSGLNEARGYKEVTSDFQCTQRSSANCTVY encoded by the exons ATGTATCCAGTCCACTGGTTCCGTGCAGTTTCTCTGGTCGttggtgtctctgtgttttgctCTGCAGGACCACTTCATGCTCAGTGCAAAGTAGAATG GTACTTTGGAATACCATGTCAAGTGGTCAGTGAGTCCCTGGTCTCACAGATCAAGAAGTGGGGAACCATGGCCGGCTGTACCATGGGAGGACAGAGGTGCCTTTACAAA ctGCAGTCTGCCTCCATTCACTTCATAGCAGCCAAACACACCACTCCTTTTAAGAGGTATGTGGATGACATCAACTTCCGGCTGGTCTCCTATCACTTCTTTACATGCTGTCATGTTTCG GCCATGTCCATTTCTGAGACGTGGCACACCATTGAAGATCATGGCACCAACTACTGCAACCTCTACAATCTAATGGAGG GAAGTGGTCTTAATGAAGCACGTGGTTATAAAGAGGTGACCAGTGACTTCCAATGTACACAGCGTTCTTCTGCTAACTGCACTGTCTATTGA